The following nucleotide sequence is from Drosophila takahashii strain IR98-3 E-12201 chromosome 3L, DtakHiC1v2, whole genome shotgun sequence.
TGGCTGCCAAGGCTGTCTCGAGGGCTTTATTGATTTCGCAAAGACCGAGGGTGGTTTCAATAATAtccaagaattttttaaaaaccttaatTGGTTGCTCGGGCTTTGGGAAGAGAACTCATGTATGTGAAAGCCTGGGTTATGTACGAAAAACtagttaaataattaaaaaaaatgaacaacTACAATTGAACTTTAAATTAGTTTCTTACtgtaaaatgttatttataaaagtattaaaaattcttgaaatataaaatgacaactttttttagtatttactCACTtgaattaagttttaatatcatatattttatttgagctTCATATAATATCCCTTCTCCCAGATTTTAgtccgaaaaaaaataaataaatgtaagtaaatggtttatttttaacccTGCTCTCCTTgttgagtttaaaaaaatattttaccatCTCTCGTTTAAAGGATGACCCTCTACTTTATACAAGTACATTACATATACACATTACGACTGTATCATAAACTCGCTGCAGACGCCGATAATGTGACATCTCGACTATTAAGCAGTAAAAGCAACTCAAAGTCGGGGCAGGCAATGTCAGTAATCAATTTGCAAGTAATTTCTGCCCTGTTCCGGTTGAGTTTTCCTGCCTTTGTGCCGTGATGGGAGACATGAATAAGTCCGGGATAACATGACACTTGACATTGAGCCGGAGGTCGGTGGGGAATCCGAGGCTCGCGagcaatatcaataaaaagttttcttcGCTTTTTGCTGAAATTGCACGCAGAAAAAAAGtacaaattgtaattaaacttttgcACAATGCAACTCAAACTGTCCGCAGTGTCTGGCAGGAGCAACAAAAAAGCGTCAGCTGCATAGCAACAGCAAATAACAAAGTAAAAGACGGACTGCATTGGCCAATCGTTTGATTTGCACGGAAAGGCTTTGAATTTCCGGTTTCCTGTTTCCGGTCTGCGAGCCCACAGCGAAAACTACCTGCgaatatcaaataatatcaGAGATACAGTCTTGGTTTATAACGTGTTATTTTTTGTCTTgatgtatattttataaattatgacAAAAGTTTctcaaaaagtttaaaaattaaatgcacaaATTAAACAACCGAAATCAAATGAAGAAATTgtacttaataatattaaattaattttattctgataatatcttttataattaagaacaaaattgAACTGATGAAATTGTATTCATACTGGGCCCACATCCTTACAGATTTTGTTAAAGTGTCATTTACTAATGTTTAAGAAAATGTACAATCTTCATTtagttaaaaactatttaaaaaaaaaactgttattAGAACTGAGATCCCCTCTAGTTTCGGCTGCACCATTCAGGCCTTTGCAATTTATGGCCAGAAGGAAGGAGGAAGTGGCCGCCAGGCAGCCatgtttgtttgtatttatgtCGGTTTGCCGAGCAGCGTTTTGCGGCATTCAGACATTCAAATGCAGAGTGACTTCAGCACGCGGCTGTCATGTCAAGTGGTGGCCCACCTGGAggggagtggagtggagtggagtagAAAGGATGACGACTGCTGCCTCGAACTGATTGCTTAAGCGGAAATGACTTGAATGCCTTCCCTATCGCCACGTCACACGGGGCGTATGTGGAATTTCGCACTCGATTGCCTTGGAGGCGAAGTTTTGTGTAACGCGATTAGCGGTTTGCGCTCAAAGttgttttgtttgctgttGTGTCTAAGTCCTGGAAAGTCCTGTGGAGCAACACCTGAACCGTGATCCCGGTATCCCGAAACCCCGGCATCGATTGCAGTAATTGCAGTTGTAGCGCGTCTAAAACTTCAACCGTAGTTGGAAAAGTCATTAAAAACTTGTGCCCAACTTTGGATACGAATTAgaatttttgattaaattgcTTGGCAGGCAAACGCGAGAGACACAAATTCCTGGCAATTTACTGCGACAGGATGGGACAAGacaattaatgaaaaatgcaTAAGCCAAATGGCGAATCAATGTATATCGTGACACCAATTGCGAATTAACACCCTCATATACTCTCACATATAGCCTCATTGTCACGCAGGATTCGCTGCGGCATTGGCATGGAATTTGTATGCAAACCGCGCACTAAATTAGATTCTTTTTTACTGCAGCCACATCCTCGTCCGCTTGATGATGTGGCGATGACAGGGTCTCCGGGTTTATTTTCCTGCTCTTCCAGCTTCTGGCGATAAAATGCGTAAGCTCGTTAAAATTGCACGCGACGCGCCTTTTATAATAATAGCAATCGATGGCTGATGTCGCAGGAAGCCGAATAGCTGAAGGATATTGATGGTGGATTCTCAATGTGGTTCGTGGTAAATCCGAGAGTGGAGCAGCGCAAACATAAAATCATTGATGGTAAGTGGGTCGTAAGAAATAAACAGTTTTCGCAGATTTTTAGCTGGCAACCTGttgtagtttatttttatcataaaaaataatatttcttggaatcataataaattcttaaatatctttagaattaaaaaaattctattattttacagTGCGACAGACAAGCTTATTGTTCTAATACCATTCCAAGGATAAAGTCCCATTCTCGAACCTGCAACGGACATTCTTTATGCATGATTCCCAGCCTAATTCCACTACCAAAGGTCCTAACAATTGAAACCGGAGTCCCTACATTGCCATTCATATTCAGCCTTATAATTGCTTTTGCCTGGGACCTGCCTCCAAAAGCTCTGCACTcagagaaaataatataaattagatTCAGTGGCGCACGTTCTCGAGCTTATTATGCATTACCTAATGAAAACTGGGCCAGGACCAAAGGAGGCGGCGGGCCAACAGAACCGGCAGCCGCGtaagcaaataataaataaataaataaacgaaaaGCGCAAATAACATTTGAGAGCCAGATTTAATTTCTAACGTTGAGTGCGCATATTAAAACAGGCGGGATGGGGAGGtaaatggggatggggatgggtcTGGCGGATTGTGGCTAGGGATTTTCCGGGTGAAAAGGGGCGGCAGCAGACAAAAGGCGGAGGAAAACCTTGCTGCGAGCAACAAACAAAGATGATGCGGATATCGCCGAGCCGGGTCTGGTGTCggtgtatctgtgtgtctgtGGATATTATATGGAAGTGGATATGGAAGTGCAGCGGAAATGCGGGATTCCGGGACCATGGGATCCCCGAATTCCGAGTCTGCGGGGCCCgagaatataaaaataaacaatcaaAGCGGGCGGCAGAAGGCGTAATAGAAGTTGGCGTGAGTAAACAATGAATTACGGAATCATGAAAGCAAATTGACTTTAAtgcaaaaatcaaatatttacacaGCGCGGATGCGGGACAAGGACAATCGGTGGGGGGTGAAGTGGAGTGAAGTGAAATAGGAAAGGCGAAAAAGAGGAGGCAATGCAATTGCAATCCATAGCCGAAAGAGACGGCAACAGACAGTCCCAGAgacaaaggcaaacaaacaaacaaaccgaaTGGAAGAAAGAACGCATACAAATCGAGGTTATGTTAGACGTTCTGGCTGCGAACTCTTTCCTCTATTcccaaaaatttgtttcgGCACTTAAATGCCAATGCACACAATCCCGGAATACACACTCGTATGCAAGCTCAGATAGAGCTACACAAGAAAAAATCAACTAAAAGGAGTTTGGGAGCTTGAAAAGAAGATAAGTGGGACTTTTTCGCCTTTAATTTAAGGATTCAAAGTGCATAAAATGtagtaatattatattttcatgCATAAAtccaatataaataaaactgaatatCATAAATTTAGGTATTTTACACGAATTTCTGGATATTTTGTTTCTCTGTATAAAAAGTAAGTAAAATCTGTTGGAGCAGAGGGTCAACCGGGGCTTAAGAGGCGGGTCAGCTTTTGTGCGGCATTGGTCTGCGGCGCTTCCGGTTTTCGAGTGTACGTTATTAGCTCACTGGGCGTGGATGCGGTCCGGCACGGTCAGAATTTTAcgatttcattcatttttgtGGCTGCCATTTGACGCCGCAAAatatgcaacaaaattttatttgccaGAAATAAGAACCCGAGACCTTGGCTGgctctgaaaataaaattatagaaaCTATTGTGTAATGCTTTGGAAGTTAGAGTGCCAAACACTTTAAGGTATTTGCTCCTCATCGCAATTTCCCAAAGAATTTTCTCAATTAGAATACTCGCTGGAGAATACGACTCGATTGTAATAAAGCACGTAACAGACTAAGGGAAAAAGTGTTAACGTggtcatataaaaaaaaaccggaaTAGAGTGCGGTGGGTGAAAGAGGAAACATCACACAAATCTGAAAACCATAAAAGTGTCGCTTTCAATTGTTACCCCAACTTCGGACTACAGGCGACAATCGAAGCCAACAAGTGAAATTGAAACGTTCAGTGGATAGTGTGGAGTCCTGGCAGCAGATACGCTGCATGAGGGGTGGGGATAAAAAGGAAACAGGATGGATGAGGGTGCTCTAGAAACTCGCAAACACAAATTGACGATGATGTAGTGTGTGTGCCTGCTACTGTGGGGCAGGATGCTCAGCGAGATTTTTTTCACATTCCGAGTTGGGTTATAAGATTTTTGAAGGGATTTTTTGGCGTCaactaaaatagttttaaatatatttatttcaaataaaagattttgttttgcaataaaataaaaatttaatttgaaaagcaTTAACGATAatcttcatttaaaaaataaattatttgtattttaattaaactatgttttaaggtatttaaaataaacttccCTAGTATTATTAACTCTTAGCTATGAGGACTCTTCATTGATAAGAGTATCACAGGTCCCCTGTGATTTGTTTTTGCAACCcccacactcataaaaaaaaatccaagaatttccttaaaatctagaaaattctttcttgaatttttgccaaaggcgacctcaccgttgtttcaagaaatggtttttttgaaaggcaccattaaaaccagaaaaaatatttcttgttttaagaaattatatttcttaaaacaagaaagggttttttagaaagccaccataaaaacaagaaaaaatatttcttaaaacaagaaaggcgattcttgtttcaaaggtggtttgtttcttgttttaagaaattaaatttcttaaaacaagaaagggttttttagaaagccactttttaaacaagaaaaattctttcttgtttaaatttcctttcaagaaattttatttcttgatttaagaaataatatttcttgaaaggaagtttaatattaacactgaaaccctaaaaataaaatgtaacttggttttttcttttgcatattatatttatttacatttaaaacatttaacacttaacatttaaacatttttaaataacacatttttgactcaagaaaacattgttattacccaaggtctgttgaacttcatatgacctaaggtgatccattttcttcgcctttcctcatctagaaaaaaagagttattgggatatatcATTAATCATTGatagatttgtttttagataaacaacttttttgaaataatgtaatgctaataatagccaaaatacaaacacgttggtcagacgaccgagagagaggagcaagacaggtagaaaatgaagggttgaaaatcgaatttcagagagagagagaggcacggatgagacacgtacatacatacatatatatttacatacagtcctttgcgcgaagggagaccgaatgtaagcagggcagatcatgTCATTTTTAAGAAGGAGCAGAGAGAactcgcgacgcgtaggtcaagcgagcgagagagaggagcagaatatgaaagggttgaaaatcgggtttcagatcgggtgagccgcaaGTATGCCgaaagtatgtcaaacaaatacaacatatttttcttaccttagaatgttttaaaacaaaattacagcttcgccaaacaaattatttggctgatgcaactgcaggtattttcactctgaaaaataaataaaatgcgagtaataggataaagttattatagaactctacacccacaaatttatatacaaatgtatgtatgtacgtagctcttagctaaaaaacaattcaactgaattggtatacgcttggtaaagagatttgaaatttatcctttaattacatacatacaattgtacgcccgctacacaaaaaattatatatttacatacctttgaatatttggaaaaaggcttcacctcttatccgcttgaaaatcacgtccatcactcacgaatttttttcacaactgacgctcgggggatcagagaagtcggtagccgggtaggccttcgtcccacttcgtttttcttgtcgttaacattcggcagccgaaggaagtcaatggctactttcctatattctagggtcatttcatccatatattcaaaggtgattttgtcctaaaatacgtacaaaaatgttttggctgcgacggcaaaacagacatatgagattttcatttttctatttttaagaaaaattctttcttgaattttttccatcaagaaaggttttctgtattcaaacgcaaattttctaataacaagaaattttttttctattttcaaaggtaggccgatttaatggcgagatttccaaaatttagaaattaatttttatgagtgcatACTTTATTACTttctgaactgaactgagaaTGATGCCGTCGATGATTGACACCACGCCCggcaataaatttttaattttcaatgctCCCCGTTAGACTGATGGTCTGATAGCCTGACGAACCCATCCCCACATCCACGTCCTTGCCTCCAGTGAGCttgttaaattcaaattagaaCGATGCCGGCAACTGCGCTCTATGCGAGGAGTTGCCGCTGACAGCGAAGATAAATGACAGAGAACTGCGATCGCAACAAATTAACCTTGTTAGAGGCTGCAGCACAGGCAAAGTCGAGACCAGGACATAACCCCGGAGCAGTGGAAACGGCAAGGACTCCGGCCCGAGGACACCAGTTACAAGTgtatgtaattttttatcgtCTGCGACTTTCGACTCCTCTCCCACTGACGACGACTGACTTATGAATGGCGTGTGCCAGTTGAGTTGAGACGACGCACTTAGAGAAAATATCttgctttattttagaaattccTTAGAAGTTTATTGTTCAAAATATAGTGTACAAATATACTCGAtgaagaacatttttaacattcTTTTATATTTCCCTTTCATAAAGAGAAATAATAATGCATAGCTAAAAAATgatcaaattttacaaaatattttgtatacatttaagctggtaaaaaaaaaccaatattaaaataaattaaaatagtttaagtaTGAAATAAtctgattaaatattttgtgataTTTAAACTGCtacaaaaggaaaaatattttcctataataatagaatttattatttaacacaTGGGACCTTAAAATCTTTTAGATTTTCGCATTAATCTATATAAACCATTGTCTTAAGATGTGGTGACTACACAATGTGTTCTTGagttttgtaaagtgtaaaggATACTACTGCCACTGCTGTGAGTCGATAAATCAGTTTGTGTATCAAATTGAATTCACTAGCGTGCACTTGACACCAGCCCACGCACATTTATCAGCCGAATCAGGCGAATCCTGCGGAGCATGAACTTTAATTCGGCCGTGCGGGTTGAGGAACCGCAAAATTTTAATCTCAACTGAGAGCTCACGAAAACAAGAACCATCGGTGGCGTGcattataaattattcattAGGAAAACGCAACCGCGACACGCCCACTTTTTTCTGGCCAAGTAAATGAACGCCTGCCGCTGACGGACGCTCGTTTGCacctaatttgatttttagtcGCTGCTTCTTTTGGTGGCGAGTCTGCGGTTGGTTCTCTTGGCATTccttcccccttttttccaCTCTGAAAACCATCTCACAgatacaaacacacacacacccccaCAAAGAAGGAGTATGCAGCGCTTTCCATCGCCGCATcctgttttcttttcattcaTTCCAGCGGCTGGCTGTCGAAAAAATGTCTGTTATGTGGCTACAGAATTTTGCAGTAATTAATGGCAActgtttgattaaaaaattccaTAGCAGCTCTCTATGCAAGGATGTGTGTGGGTTTAGTTCTAGTTTTTCCTCCCCCTAAACCGTTTTCCATCACCAACCGCGGTCAAAAGCAGCGATGCTGAATAAATCTATGCAAATTCCAGAGATgtcttaaaaagtttttgggtCTGAACAAAAATAAGATTGAATGGgacaatattttagttttgaagctatatttaaaaactcaaaaaacagtcataaaatatttaaatattatatatttatttaacaaatgaTACATGAGAACAATGTCATTTAATGTAACTccacaaaaatttaaactttttctgtGTTTAATCTAGAGTAGGATGTGTTTTTGTTCCACTACTGGTCTTAAAATAACGCTTTTGACAGCTATAACTATTGCCGCAGTGAGTTGCACAccatttaatgttaaaatacTGTAAGCCTATTTTGCAGGGCTTTAATGTCGGCCAAGTGGCGAAGGACATTACTATGCTGGACAAACTGGCGGGTCACCATCATATTGTTCTTATCATAAGTCTAGTCTTATGCGTACTCATACTAATTGTTCTCATGGCTGCAGTATATGCAGCTGTTCGCCATCATCTCTTGATTTTAAACATGGTGTGTCTcagtaaaattattttttatcgcTATTCTTAATATTTAATCGAATTTATAGTCGCTTGTTTCTTTGATTGTGAAATGTGTATGCAAGGGAATCATTGTAATCGTGTGTGTAGTTACTGAAAACAACCTAGAAAATACAGCCGCCCACTTTTGGTTCTTTTTATGTTGGATATTTACGGTATTTAATGTTATTGGTTT
It contains:
- the LOC108065775 gene encoding uncharacterized protein, giving the protein MCFCSTTGLKITLLTAITIAAGFNVGQVAKDITMLDKLAGHHHIVLIISLVLCVLILIVLMAAVYAAVRHHLLILNMSLVSLIVKCVCKGIIVIVCVVTENNLENTAAHFWFFLCWIFTILCMIANMCFSMRVKENSDEAN